The proteins below come from a single Vitis vinifera cultivar Pinot Noir 40024 chromosome 9, ASM3070453v1 genomic window:
- the LOC100247324 gene encoding uncharacterized protein LOC100247324, translated as MKGTLFQPLLKYIHEDDGNEEEEESKEKSVAGEETEVGEFDDIIESVQYKNLRKGETTKQGDDLSLEKHGLWLQEQKSRVARLQKHLKSRWTLEDLIQQHLHMYHAHFNRALVSARLQDVAQLLMPQWAPPHELASLAWLGDWRPSAILGLIWARARTSPSLSGSDPAIQRLLPQLIHELRIEETVVEEEMAEIQATCVLHLPFAPMNHRTGGAALRCIQSEFKKIHQVIVKAQSLRFKALEMVVNNVLSQTDAAEFLVAFAGIQKSIHQFAAHQRLRKGQLSVCVKAVGNSQS; from the exons ATGAAGGGAACGTTATTTCAACCCCTCTT GAAATACATTCATGAAGATGATGGTAacgaagaagaggaagaaagcaaagaaaaatcaGTGGCAGGAGAAGAAACTGAAGTAGGTGAATTTGATGACATAATAGAGTCAGTCCAGTACAAGAACCTCCGGAAAGGAGAAACAACCAAACAAG GAGACGATCTATCCTTGGAGAAACATGGGCTTTGGTTGCAAGAACAGAAGTCCAGAGTAGCAAGGCTTCAGAAACACCTCAAATCAAGATGGACTCTGGAGGATCTCATTCAGCAGCATCTCCACATGTACCATGCCCACTTCAACCGGGCCTTGGTCTCAGCCCGTCTCCAAGACGTGGCCCAACTCCTCATGCCCCAATGGGCTCCACCTCATGAGCTCGCCTCACTAGCCTGGCTCGGCGACTGGCGGCCCTCCGCAATTCTGGGCCTAATCTGGGCCCGGGCCCGCACCTCACCCTCGCTGTCGGGGTCGGATCCGGCCATCCAGCGCCTCTTGCCGCAGCTGATCCACGAGCTACGCATCGAGGAGACGGTGGTGGAGGAGGAGATGGCGGAGATCCAAGCCACCTGTGTCCTCCACCTCCCTTTCGCTCCCATGAACCACCGTACGGGTGGCGCTGCATTGCGCTGCATTCAGTCGGAGTTCAAGAAGATCCACCAAGTGATCGTTAAGGCCCAAAGCCTCAG GTTCAAGGCATTGGAGATGGTGGTGAACAATGTATTGAGCCAAACCGACGCGGCGGAGTTCTTGGTAGCATTTGCCGGAATTCAGAAGTCCATCCACCAGTTCGCGGCGCATCAAAGGCTCCGAAAGGGTCAACTGTCGGTGTGTGTGAAGGCGGTGGGAAATAGTCAGAGCTGA